Proteins encoded by one window of Culicoides brevitarsis isolate CSIRO-B50_1 chromosome 2, AGI_CSIRO_Cbre_v1, whole genome shotgun sequence:
- the LOC134832164 gene encoding uncharacterized protein LOC134832164 isoform X3, which translates to METLKRKSSDTYLNAGKVSTNIFISNNNSSSSNNISSSSAVVASRGVSNSTEMPPSMAKPPQPPQQQASSLTSFNSDQKYLHKKFKRIASATSDNFENNNKHEDKAPPPPTPPSSSSSYENSSKQNSFSSANNSHHHTNNNNLINNFKVVQNHTMTPHNSSSSSSNNAKSVPQVMTAYENYIITKEKLTHHQVQQIDAKIAAAANSPETFMNNNHGKNSRPPALMIVNSHQDPSSYPQNESTPGRHVCPYCQLVCTKPSVLEKHIRAHTNERPYPCKMCGFAFKTKSNLHKHFKSRAHMSRERGEEPHPDDDMASYGSDGETTDKDTSNSGLDLMRRISPVDERTSSPLSQQSMDKPYKPKFHLYPGKAAELAPAKVASNKDSSSYVPTISTSTMTTSTPSVIQSKPPGASNFVLSASVSESVTQHIQKIISQNAAIIEGVDPALQKKYHKITGINRSISVDNSIGSSSSSNTTPNVTRKSSLSIPPRELSHHHHANNNNNIQHSATVPPSPASMPNNIVIVAPKTPGQMQYQSHTQLIHPLQATPHSVQIIQQPIMFNSSAPASSVTATPSNVPSSPQQTPLQLQVPLNLATKPQEMPDNSPRSRKTSQETEQVPVVDHPKNPERSIIKDLLLNSRTFGVVAEGETNETGYICPTCKKVFQNADVFKYHQFVACDGSSLELQPQQHYIDEQGPQSAPISPVASPHQYIRSNSLHIASLDKHGKVIERIHGNPAKIIKPRLSRQKPDNIIITQSNVSPVIEGASIDQFHLIPQHHKNLIEMTQAPLPSPGPLLGKTPLIDMYSMHGSQVIERKMSLSEIEELHYQQQQQMHSASKRARYNNDMRGRVEKMQMFGGDVKILEKSPMGQFSSGGTMSSLSPNSDEMNENAPVMVTGLHSGGMAVPMHEKDQKVHEKLPMTPKLVLTITPTLTITQPTQSLYQQKTHFQFPPLNAITGYNPLTLPPATTTSSPQVQSIMHGGKLIPHVPGIPGPNTFNPKVENLSKNIMPSPKTPVMPSSRTVPSNNLMISPRSVPQIKLEPFDDGYNVPQRPPSTPKQSFNFSRIADNISPSKKGDQEESKAASVVKLHSDDVRIFNYENVIAKNEIIVRPGDDVKPSPKVKEESRPNKFLRPSSLPLKPGTFTPKQHHGITPTANTLPLISPETPRPSKTCVQQYHNGHAYTYLGLKCSTKPFYCTVNKPQPAYCVTQAKLSMYSNWQVYPESKPHPLNLKPLDVMLCYRSSFKFERNRKFTIAKTQKMAYTLVKSTETRVSAVEAPTRFPKFAPLEEQVATNNGNATQEEEYVRGRGRGKYVCETCGIKCKKPSMLKKHIRTHTDERPHTCTNCNFSFKTKGNLTKHMKSKAHYKKCIELGIPYEEYQGSEGDNGSGEHANAMTTGFEDESENENDSDCDEDTESDDNEENRSRLPEHEAARCLLSLSMTPPATNLISNQPAIDKTDPPRLDEISCRRIITFAAPKTEFDLHGQYYSDPNLVKINERQETAAPPAEAEDCPIDLTKRSKNVPEPAARKKPAKVSDVIMPINGSASELASLMSITDKFPFLGQNGEHFVADQNILPHKYITDRALLDTKIKQSQKIIQQNSSQEMPMQENPRIEHVAAQTIEQPRVVDDEPGISMMDTLAEVAASSVKLDVTPIHSPKMPEDPVPKVENDSRNFNAKSIATEFLKLTQNVKNSSENDGEGESGSDQDAQKFNVNRTVVVGPGAFNAVVNKKVKNDAKPFMQDEGRPLCHICKKVFPKQSALKLHLNIHAMERKYKCGPCGQGFRTQGHLQKHNRSAQHQTKVSMTSTFGVPSQSNPRPFKCKDCGTQFRIHGHLAKHLRSKLHVMRLECLGKLPIGLYAEIEKSGISLTNIDTSDCDTSLASLLEVARKIHEDDPTKLNSASTDQSNNNTTQRPMENMDEENGESDGEYPDSADEGHADQENTKEPINGLKRTYLNTFGDKIQMHESDSDKDPLKLDTPPPRPIAANMHDMNEKRFKTDFHHNNDS; encoded by the exons ATGGAAACACTAAAGCGAAAATCAAGTGATACATATTTAAATGCTGGCAAAGTGTCGaccaatatttttatcagtAACAATAACAGTAGTAGTAGTAACAATATATCATCGTCGTCTGCCGTCGTCGCATCGCGAGGCGTCTCAAATTCAACGGAAATGCCGCCATCGATGGCGAAACCTCCGCAACCGCCACAACAACAAGCATCTTCCTTAACGTCGTTCAACAGTGATCAAAAGTACCTGCATAAGAAATTCAAGCGAATCGCGAGTGCAACAAGTgacaatttcgaaaataacaacaaacacgAGGACAAAGCGCCTCCACCGCCGACGCCgccgtcgtcatcgtcatcgtaCGAGAATTCCTCCAAACAAAATAGTTTCTCAAGTGCCAATAACAGTCATCATCATACgaacaacaataatttaataaacaatttcaAAGTAGTGCAAAATCACACAATGACACCCCACAATAGCAGTAGTAGTAGTAGTAATAACGCGAAATCTGTGCCACAAGTGATGACGGCGTACGAAAATTACATAATAACGAAGGAGAAGTTGACGCATCATCAAGTGCAGCAAATTGACGCGAAAATTGCGGCAGCTGCAAATTCGCCCGAAACCTTCATGAACAACAATCACGGCAAAAATTCGAGACCGCCGGCACTGATGATCGTGAATAGTCACCAAGATCCGTCGTCGTATCCGCAAAATGAATCGACGCCGGGCCGACATGTTTGCCCGTATTGTCAACTGGTTTGTACAAAGCCATCGGTGTTGGAGAAACACATTCGAGCGCATACCAACGAACGTCCGTACCCGTGCAAAATGTGTGGATTCGCATTCAAGACCAAAAGTAACTTGCACAAGCATTTCAA atctcGCGCTCACATGTCCCGCGAAAGGGGTGAAGAACCTCATCCCGATGACGATATGGCTTCGTACGGTTCAGATGGGGAAACGACTGACAAGGATACAAGTAATAGTGGATTAGATTTG ATGCGACGAATATCGCCCGTGGATGAGAGAACGTCGAGTCCTTTGTCGCAACAATCCATGGATAAGCCGTACAAGCCAAAATTTCACTTGTATCCGGGAAAAGCGGCGGAATTGGCGCCCGCGAAAGTTGCGTCGAACAAAGATTCGTCATCTTATGTGCCAACCATTAGTACCTCAACAATGACAACGAGCACGCCGAGTGTCATTCAATCCAAACCGCCGGGTGCAAGTAATTTTGTG ttaagtgCAAGTGTCTCGGAATCCGTGACGCAACacatccaaaaaataatttcacaaaacGCTGCCATCATCGAAGGTGTCGATCCGGCATTACAGAagaaatatcacaaaattaccGGAATAAATCGTTCAATCTCCGTCGACAACTCCATCGGCTCTTCCTCGAGTTCGAACACGACACCGAACGTCACGCGCAAAAGTTCCCTTTCGATCCCACCGCGAGAACTTTCGCATCATCACCacgccaacaacaacaacaacattcaaCACTCAGCAACAGTTCCTCCATCGCCGGCATCGATGCCAAATAACATCGTGATAGTGGCTCCCAAGACCCCGGGCCAGATGCAATATCAATCGCACACGCAGCTCATTCATCCGTTGCAAGCGACGCCGCATTCCGTGCAAATTATTCAACAACCCATCATGTTCAACTCATCCGCGCCGGCATCTTCTGTGACAGCAACTCCGTCAAATGTGCCATCGTCGCCGCAACAAACGCCCTTGCAGTTGCAAGTCCCGCTGAATTTGGCGACAAAACCGCAGGAAATGCCCGATAATAGTCCGCGATCGAGGAAAACGTCGCAAGAAACGGAACAAGTTCCCGTCGTGGATCATCCCAAAAATCCGGAAAGATCGATCATTAAGGATTTGTTGTTGAATTCGAGGACTTTTGGAGTCGTGGCGGAGGGAGAAACGAACGAAACGGGGTACATTTGTCCGACATGCAAGAAAGTTTTCCAAAATGCGGATGTTTTCAAGTATCATCAGTTTGTGGCGTGTGACGGAAGTAGTTTGGAATTGCAGCCACAGCAACATTATATCGATGAACAAGGTCCTCAGAGTGCGCCAATTAGTCCTGTGGCATCACCTCATCAGTATATTCGATCGAATTCGTTGCATATTGCCTCGTTGGATAAGCATGGGAAGGTCATTGAGCGGATTcatg gaaatcccgcaaaaatcatcaaacctCGTCTTTCACGCCAAAAGCCcgacaacatcatcatcacccAATCGAATGTCTCGCCAGTAATTGAAGGAGCTTCCATCGACCAATTCCATCTCATCCCTCAAcaccacaaaaatttaatcgaaatgACACAAGCTCCCTTACCCTCACCCGGTCCGTTACTCGGCAAAACTCCCCTCATCGACATGTACTCAATGCACGGCTCGCAAGTGATCGAACGCAAAATGAGTCTTTCGGAAATCGAAGAGCTCCATtatcagcagcaacaacaaatgcATTCGGCTTCAAAACGCGCCCGTTACAACAACGACATGCGAGGACGCgtcgaaaaaatgcaaatgttCGGCGGCGACGTAAAAATCTTGGAAAAATCTCCCATGGGACAATTCAGTTCGGGCGGCACGATGTCGTCGCTGTCCCCGAACTCGGATGAAATGAACGAAAATGCTCCGGTGATGGTGACGGGACTCCATTCGGGCGGCATGGCAGTTCCCATGCacgaaaaagaccaaaaagtCCATGAAAAGCTACCGATGACACCGAAACTTGTGCTGACAATCACGCCAACGCTCACAATAACGCAGCCAACGCAGAGTTTGTACCAACAAAAGACGCATTTTCAATTTCCGCCGTTGAATGCGATCACCGGATATAATCCGCTGACACTTCCGCCTGCTACAACGACTTCCAGTCCGCAAGTACAAAGCATCATGCACGGCGGGAAGTTAATTCCGCATGTTCCGGGCATTCCAGGACCCAATACGTTCAATCCAAAGGTCgaaaatttgagcaaaaatatcATGCCGAGTCCAAAAACGCCGGTAATGCCATCGTCTCGTACCGTTCCAAGcaataatttgatgatttcACCTCGAAGTGTCCCGCAAATCAAGTTGGAGCCATTCGACGATGGGTATAATGTGCCACAAAGACCTCCATCGACCCCAAAACAGAGTTTCAACTTCTCGCGGATCGCTGATAACATCAGTCCGAGCAAAAAAGGCGACCAGGAAGAGTCAAAAGCAGCTTCTGTCGTTAAATTACACTCGGATGACGtgagaattttcaattatgaGAACGTCATCGCGAAAAATGAGATAATTGTGAGGCCCGGAGATGATGTCAAGCCATCGCCAAAGGTGAAAGAAGAGTCCCGACCAAATAAATTCCTCAGACCGAGCAGTTTACCGTTGAAACCGGGGACTTTTACGCCGAAACAACATCATGGCATCACCCCAACAGCCAATACTTTGCCTCTGATCTCGCCAGAAACCCCGAGACCGTCGAAAACTTGCGTGCAGCAATACCACAATGGACATGCTTACACCTACTTGGGCCTGAAATGCAGCACGAAGCCCTTTTATTGCACCGTGAACAAACCACAACCGGCTTATTGTGTGACGCAAGCGAAATTATCGATGTACAGCAACTGGCAAGTCTATCCGGAGAGCAAACCGCATCCTCTGAACTTGAAACCGCTTGATGTGATGCTTTGTTACCGTTCCTCGTTCAAATTCGAGCGAAATCGTAAATTCACGATcgcaaaaacccaaaaaatggCTTATACGTTGGTCAAATCGACCGAAACTCGGGTGTCGGCTGTTGAAGCTCCCACGAGATTCCCTAAATTTGCGCCGTTGGAAGAGCAAGTCGCCACCAATAACGGAAATGCGACGCAGGAGGAGGAATATGTGCGTGGCAGAGGTAGAGGCAAGTACGTTTGTGAGACGTGTGGCATCAAATGCAAGAAACCGTCGATGTTGAAGAAGCATATTAGGACGCATACGGATGAGAGACCGCATACGTGCACGAATTGCAATTTTAGCTTCAAAACGAAGGGAAATCTCACGAAACACATGAAGTCGAAGGCGCATTACAAGAAATGCATTGAGCTGGGAATTCCGTATGAAGAGTATCAGGGCAGTGAAGGGGATAATGGGTCGGGAGAACATGCGAATGCGATGACGACGGGCTTTGAGGATGAGTCGGAGAACGAGAATGACAGCGATTGCGATGAAGATACCGAAAGTGATG ACAACGAAGAAAATCGTTCCCGATTACCCGAACACGAAGCTGCTCGTTGCCTGCTTTCCCTATCGATGACACCACCCGCAACCAACTTGATCTCCAACCAACCTGCCATCGATAAAACTGACCCGCCTCGTCTTGATGAGATCTCCTGCCGACGAATTATCACATTTGCCGCCCCAAAAACTGAATTCGACCTTCACGGACAGTACTATTCCGATCCTAATTTGGTGAAAATCAACGAACGACAGGAAACTGCTGCACCTCCAGCTGAAGCTGAAGATTGCCCAATTGACCTTACAAAACGATCGAAAAACGTCCCCGAACCAGCAGCTCGTAAAAAACCCGCAAAAGTCTCTGACGTCATCATGCCCATCAACGGATCAGCTTCAGAATTGGCAAGTTTGATGTCAATTACCGACAAATTTCCGTTCCTCGGGCAAAATGGGGAGCATTTCGTGGcagatcaaaatattttgccgCACAAGTACATCACGGATCGCGCCTTGTTGGacacaaaaatcaaacaaagtcagaaaattattcaacaaaacAGCAGTCAGGAGATGCCGATGCAGGAAAATCCAAGAATTGAACATGTTGCTGCTCAAACGATTGAACAACCGCGCGTCGTTGATGACGAACCAGGTATTTCGATGATGGATACGTTGGCGGAAGTGGCAGCAAGTAGTGTCAAATTGGATGTCACGCCGATACATTCGCCAAAAATGCCCGAAGATCCAGTTCCGAAGGTCGAAAATGACTCGCGGAACTTCAATGCGAAGAGTATTGCGACGGAATTCCTGAAATTGACCCAAAATGTGAAGAATTCCTCGGAAAATGATGGCGAAGGTGAGAGCGGAAGTGATCAAGATGCCCAAAAATTCAACGTGAACCGTACTGTAGTGGTTGGTCCGGGCGCTTTTAACGCCGTCGTcaacaaaaaagtcaaaaatgacGCGAAACCCTTCATGCAAGACGAGGGACGTCCCTTGTGTCACATTTGCAAGAAGGTTTTCCCGAAGCAATCTGCTCTGAAACTCCATCTAAACATTCATGCCATGGAACGGAAGTACAAATGTGGTCCCTGTGGTCAAGGATTCCGCACCCAAGGTCACTTACAAAAGCATAATCGCTCGGCGCAACATCAAACTAAGGTCTCGATGACCTCAACATTCGGCGTTCCGTCTCAAAGCAACCCACGGCCCTTCAAATGCAAGGATTGCGGCACCCAATTCCGCATCCATGGGCATCTGGCGAAACATTTACGCAGCAAATTGCACGTAATGCGTCTCGAATGCTTGGGAAAACTCCCCATTGGACTCTATGCGGAAATAGAAAAGTCTGGAATTAGTTTGACGAATATCGATACGAGTGATTGTGACACGTCCCTCGCGAGTTTACTCGAAGTAGCAAGAAAAATCCACGAAGATGACCCCACAAAACTGAATTCCGCATCGACAGATCAAAGTAATAACAATACCACGCAACGCCCCATGGAAAATATGGACGAAGAAAATGGCGAAAGTGACGGCGAATACCCAGATTCGGCAGATGAAGGACATGCCGACCAGGAAAACACAAAAGAACCAATAAATGGCTTGAAACGGACGTACCTCAACACGTTCGGCGATAAAATTCAGATGCACGAAAGTGACTCGGATAAGGATCCCTTGAAGTTGGATACACCACCGCCGAGACCCATTGCAGCGAACATGCACGACATGAACGAGAAACGCTTCAAAACGGATTTCCACCATAACAATGACTCGTAG